The Hyalangium gracile genome has a segment encoding these proteins:
- a CDS encoding helix-turn-helix domain-containing protein: MKGQVEEQDDILRAIYEELRGLRESVNEIHMKISHAAPAQVARARAVSVEDVQTILGCGRSRIFELLRSGALRRGPKVGRAAMICAKSLEALLERVDREPVTPRLKRRPTRRDTGCGRSESEAILRLIRSA; encoded by the coding sequence GTGAAGGGGCAAGTCGAAGAACAGGACGACATCCTGCGGGCCATCTACGAGGAGCTGCGGGGGCTGCGCGAGTCCGTCAACGAGATCCACATGAAGATCAGCCACGCGGCGCCTGCTCAAGTGGCGCGGGCGCGGGCTGTCTCGGTGGAGGACGTGCAAACGATACTCGGCTGCGGGCGCTCGCGGATCTTCGAATTGTTGAGGAGCGGAGCGCTACGACGTGGGCCGAAGGTGGGAAGGGCCGCGATGATCTGCGCGAAGAGTCTGGAAGCGCTTCTGGAGCGCGTGGACCGCGAGCCAGTAACCCCCAGGCTCAAGCGGCGTCCCACGCGGCGAGACACTGGATGTGGGAGGAGTGAGAGCGAAGCAATACTCAGGCTGATACGCAGCGCTTAA